The nucleotide sequence ATCGCCGGCGCGCGGGTCGAGATCGCGACCTACAAGAAGGACCCGGCCGACTTCGTGCTGTGGAAGCCGTCGCAGCCCGGAGTGATCGGCTGGGACAGCCCGTGGGGGAGGGGGCGTCCCGGCTGGCACATCGAATGCTCGGCCATGATCGAGGCGCATCTCGGGCAGACGATCGACATCCATGCCGGCGGCCTCGATCTCATCTTCCCGCACCACGAGAATGAGATCGCCCAGAGCCGCTGCGCCCATGGCGGCGCGCCGCTCGCCCGCTACTGGCTTCACAACGGCTTCCTCTCCATGGCCGGCGGCGAGAAGATGTCGAAGAGCCTCGGCAATGTCGTCACCGTCGCCGAGCTGCTGGATGAGGGGCACAGGGGCGAGACGCTGCGCCTCGCCTTGCTCTCCGCCCATTACCGCCAGCCGCTCGAATGGTCGTCGCAGCTCATCGCCCAGAGCAAGGCGACGCTCGACCGGCTGTATCGAGCGGCGGCGGATGCGGCGCCTGGCGAGGCCGATGCCGGCGTCGTCGAGGCGATCGCCGACGACCTCAACACACCGCTCGCCCTTTCGCGCCTGGCGGCGATCGACGATCCGGCCACGCTTCGCGCGAGCGCGGCGCTCCTGGGGCTGCTCGCCGACAGCGCGGCGGCCTGGTTCCAGGGAGAGGGCGACACCCGCATCGACGGACTGATCGAGGCCCGGGCCGAGGCCAAGCGCCGGAAGGACTATGCCGAGGCCGACCGGATCCGTGCCGACCTTGCCGGCGAGGGCATTCTCCTGGAAGACGGCCCGACGGGGACGACCTGGCGGCGCGCCTGATACGGAAAGCGGATGCGCTCGGGTCCTCGCGACCTTATATGCCCGCTTGATGGCTACGACCCTCTATAACCGGGACATATTGCGGCTCGCCGCTTCGATACCCCATCTCGGCCGCCTCGATCAGCCGCAGGCGAGCTCCGAGAAGCGCTCGCCTGTCTGCGGCAGCTGGGTGGCGGTGGACGTGGTGCTGGACGAGGAAGGGCGCGTGGCGGCGCTGGGGCAGGAGGTGAAGGCCTGCGCACTCGGCCAGGCCTCGGCCGCCCTGATGGGAGCTGCCGCGCTGGGCCGTGGGCCCCGCGAGCTGGACGAGGCCCGTAATGCGTTGGCCGGCTATCTGCGCGGCGAGCGGGCCGATCCTGGCGAATGGCCGGGGCTCGACATCTTCAGCGGGGCGCGGGCCTATAAGGCGAGGCATCCCTCCATCCTCCTCGCGTTCGAGGCGGTGGCCGAAGCGGCGGCGGAAGCCTCGCGCTGATGGGGCCGGCGACCGCTCCGGTCGAGCAGGTTGCCGTCGAAGCCACCGCGCTTGTTCTCCGCGACGGAGTCATCCTGCTCGGGGCGGCGATGCTGTTCGTCACCCTGTTCCGCCGCTTCGGCCTCGGCGCCGTGCTCGGCTATCTCGTCGCCGGAGCGCTGGTCGGACCCGACGGTCTCGGCCTCGTCAACGCCGGCGAGGCGATGCTGCACATCGCCGATTTCGGGATCGTGCTGCTGCTCTTCCTGGTTGGCCTGGAACTCAATCCGAGCCGCCTGTGGCGATTGAAGCAGGACATATTCGGGTTCGGCCTGCTGCAGGTCGTCGTCACCGGCCTGGCTCTCACCGGCCTCGTCTATGTCGCGACCGGCTTCACGCTCGCGGCTTCGCTCGCCATCGGCCTGCCGCTCGCCCTCTCATCCACCGCGCAGGTGCTGCCGAGCCTTCGTTCCTCGGGCGACATCCATGGTCCGACGGGGGAGCGCGCCTTCTCGATCCTGCTGTTCCAGGATCTCTCGATCGTCCCGCTCATCACCATCATCGCGGCGCTGTCCCGCGCGCCGGCCGATCCCTCGACGCCGCCTGGCTGGCTGCTCGGCATCTATACCGTCGCCGCGATCGTCGGGCTCGTCCTCGCCGGCCGGTTCATCATCAATCCGCTGTTCCGGATCGTCGGCCGGGTCAGCGAGCGGGAGCTGTTCGTCGTCGCCGGACTGTTCACCGTTCTCGCCAGCGCCGCGGTGATGGAGGCACTGCACCTCTCCACCGCCCTCGGCGCCTTCGTCGCCGGCGTGATGCTGGCCGACTCGCCCTACCGCCACGAGCTCGAAGCGGACATCGAGCCGTTCCGATCGATCCTGCTCGGCCTGTTCTTCGTCGCGGTCGGCATGATGCTCGACATCGGCGCCATCGCCAGCCGCCCCGGCTTCGTCATCGGCATGGCGCTGGCGTTGATCGCCGTGAAGGCGGCCGTGCTGTTCGCGCTGGCGAGAATGTTCGGCATGGACAATCGGCGGGCGGTGAAGCTCGGCCTGCTCCTGAGCCAGGGCGGCGAGTTCGGCTTCGTGCTGTTCGCAGCCGCCCAGTCGGCGATGCT is from Sphingosinicella humi and encodes:
- the cysS gene encoding cysteine--tRNA ligase; protein product: MTEIRLHDTMAREKRLFEPLDPSRVTLYVCGPTVYNRAHIGNARPAVVFDVLARLLRHRYGEDSLVYARNVTDVDDKIIAAAEAEAVDPSVITARYEDFYLADMGALGVRPPTLAPRATENVGEMISMIARLIEAGHAYEADGHVLFHVPSDPDYGALGRRDREAMIAGARVEIATYKKDPADFVLWKPSQPGVIGWDSPWGRGRPGWHIECSAMIEAHLGQTIDIHAGGLDLIFPHHENEIAQSRCAHGGAPLARYWLHNGFLSMAGGEKMSKSLGNVVTVAELLDEGHRGETLRLALLSAHYRQPLEWSSQLIAQSKATLDRLYRAAADAAPGEADAGVVEAIADDLNTPLALSRLAAIDDPATLRASAALLGLLADSAAAWFQGEGDTRIDGLIEARAEAKRRKDYAEADRIRADLAGEGILLEDGPTGTTWRRA
- a CDS encoding iron-sulfur cluster assembly scaffold protein, whose product is MATTLYNRDILRLAASIPHLGRLDQPQASSEKRSPVCGSWVAVDVVLDEEGRVAALGQEVKACALGQASAALMGAAALGRGPRELDEARNALAGYLRGERADPGEWPGLDIFSGARAYKARHPSILLAFEAVAEAAAEASR
- a CDS encoding cation:proton antiporter produces the protein MGPATAPVEQVAVEATALVLRDGVILLGAAMLFVTLFRRFGLGAVLGYLVAGALVGPDGLGLVNAGEAMLHIADFGIVLLLFLVGLELNPSRLWRLKQDIFGFGLLQVVVTGLALTGLVYVATGFTLAASLAIGLPLALSSTAQVLPSLRSSGDIHGPTGERAFSILLFQDLSIVPLITIIAALSRAPADPSTPPGWLLGIYTVAAIVGLVLAGRFIINPLFRIVGRVSERELFVVAGLFTVLASAAVMEALHLSTALGAFVAGVMLADSPYRHELEADIEPFRSILLGLFFVAVGMMLDIGAIASRPGFVIGMALALIAVKAAVLFALARMFGMDNRRAVKLGLLLSQGGEFGFVLFAAAQSAMLIATEAASLFGAIVTISMASTPFLMKFNDWMDRRAGGREDAGLEGPEASPEAGAIVIGYGRFGQTVAQMLMAKGIGVTLIDSRPEQIEASGAFGMKVYYGDGTRLDLLRSAGAAEARALLFCHDGIRLGKARLEPILEAFPQAAVFVRAFDRRHLMDLDGLDLSGAYREVFESAILMGREALGQLGLPEEEVARVERAYRDRDRERLEEQSKSGDLHTLKERMFRPDNPLDDADPV